The following are from one region of the Elusimicrobiota bacterium genome:
- a CDS encoding class I SAM-dependent methyltransferase — translation MDPVPPPAIGRMFSSLAGRYRAFNRWSSLGLDTRWRRCLLKEVSGAQRVLDLGTGTGDLAWGIQASSSAGTVVAGIDLSLDMLRQARHYGEGGLPLWSQGSAAGIPFKTGCFDAVVSAFVLRNLWVGGVLPESLRECARVLESGGRLVFLDLTRPGNFWLRWGHCLYNRTMVPLWGRVFFGKEWPGSYLANSIQALPSPQDLRQLFEESGFSHFEHRPLSGGVVSLFIGKK, via the coding sequence ATGGATCCTGTTCCACCTCCAGCCATCGGGCGGATGTTTTCATCGTTGGCTGGTCGGTATCGGGCTTTCAACCGTTGGTCCAGTCTGGGGTTGGATACCCGATGGCGCCGATGTCTTTTGAAGGAAGTTTCAGGTGCTCAGCGGGTTTTGGATTTAGGGACCGGAACGGGGGACTTGGCTTGGGGAATTCAGGCCAGTTCCTCGGCCGGAACGGTGGTGGCGGGGATCGATTTAAGCCTTGATATGTTGAGGCAGGCCCGTCACTACGGGGAAGGGGGTTTGCCCCTCTGGTCCCAGGGCAGTGCGGCGGGGATTCCTTTTAAAACCGGATGTTTTGATGCCGTGGTTTCCGCTTTTGTCCTTCGTAATTTATGGGTGGGGGGTGTGCTCCCTGAGTCCTTGCGTGAGTGCGCGCGGGTGCTTGAATCGGGAGGGCGTCTCGTGTTCTTGGACCTCACCCGCCCGGGTAACTTTTGGTTGAGGTGGGGACATTGTCTTTACAACCGGACGATGGTGCCCTTATGGGGAAGAGTGTTTTTTGGGAAGGAATGGCCTGGATCCTATTTGGCGAACTCCATTCAAGCTCTTCCCAGTCCCCAGGATTTGCGGCAGTTGTTTGAGGAAAGTGGGTTCTCGCATTTTGAGCATCGGCCCCTATCGGGGGGCGTGGTGTCACTCTTTATAGGAAAAAAATAA
- a CDS encoding HesA/MoeB/ThiF family protein: MKINDKDIERYSRQLILPEVGGEGQKRLKGARVLLVGAGGLGSPAALYLAAAGVGTLVLVDNDDVDLTNLHRQILHFTPDVGTPKVHSARDKILALNPRLRVRVKKTRLTLANAPGLFVGSDLVLDGSDNFETRYAVNTACVSEGIPLVWGAVLRWEGQVMTVFPGQTACYECLFPEPPDPALAQTCSNAGIMGSVVGTIGSLMATEGLKVLLGLKKTGTGRLWTMDLLNMKFRERMVPVRSDCRVCGGKPAKKIRVSAGA, translated from the coding sequence ATGAAAATAAATGATAAAGACATCGAGCGGTATTCCCGCCAGCTGATTCTCCCGGAAGTGGGGGGGGAAGGGCAGAAACGGCTAAAAGGTGCGCGAGTTCTTTTGGTCGGCGCCGGGGGGCTGGGGTCGCCGGCGGCTCTCTATTTGGCGGCGGCGGGGGTCGGGACGTTGGTTCTTGTTGATAACGATGATGTGGATTTGACTAACCTGCACCGCCAGATTCTGCACTTCACACCGGATGTGGGGACACCCAAAGTCCATTCGGCCCGGGACAAGATTTTGGCCCTAAATCCCAGACTTCGGGTTCGGGTTAAGAAAACCAGGCTCACCTTGGCCAATGCTCCCGGGTTGTTCGTTGGCTCTGATCTGGTCTTGGATGGGTCGGACAATTTTGAAACCCGCTACGCGGTGAACACGGCCTGTGTGTCTGAGGGGATTCCCCTGGTGTGGGGCGCCGTGCTTCGCTGGGAGGGGCAGGTGATGACGGTTTTTCCAGGCCAAACGGCCTGTTACGAATGTCTGTTTCCTGAGCCCCCGGACCCGGCCCTGGCCCAAACCTGTTCCAACGCGGGGATTATGGGCTCTGTGGTGGGAACCATCGGGTCGCTGATGGCCACGGAAGGGTTAAAAGTTTTGTTGGGATTAAAGAAAACTGGAACAGGTCGACTTTGGACGATGGACCTGTTGAACATGAAATTTCGTGAGCGGATGGTGCCTGTTCGGAGCGATTGTCGTGTTTGCGGAGGGAAACCTGCTAAAAAGATTCGGGTTTCGGCGGGGGCGTGA